The Antechinus flavipes isolate AdamAnt ecotype Samford, QLD, Australia chromosome 4, AdamAnt_v2, whole genome shotgun sequence genomic interval GTGGTGGCTGCCTCATAGTGCATGGAGCATTAGGAACCCAGGTATACCAGTCTAGCTGTAATTAGGATATACACTGAAATTACTTAAGATCTGAGCCCTTAGTTTCCTTCCTCCAAACTCTTCCCCCAATAAAGAAAAGTATTTAGTCCACATACAGTCAGGGATTCAGATTTGCAAATTACTTTACCTGTCCTTGATTAACGGCGGAATGTTGAGCTGTGCATGTAAAGATGCACATGGTGACAAAATGGCAAAGCTCATCACGAGACTGGAAAGATACAGGAAAccctagaaaagagaagaatttgtagaagaaataggaaactcaagggggaaaaaagggctGGTGTTCTCCTGAAGTGGCCAAGATCCTGGGATATGCAGACTTAGGAAAATTTTGCCTCTTAGAAGTTATATGaactatattgaattgtttgccatcttggggaagagggagggggaaggaggagaaaatctgaaacccaaggctatgcaaggatcaatgtcaaattatctgtgcatatgttttttttttttttttttttgttatagctttttatttacaagatatatgcatgggtaatttttcagcattgacaattgcaaaaccttttgttccaacttttcctctccttctccccacccattaccccagatggcaggttgaccaatacatgttaaatatgttgaagtatataagttaaaaatttaatatatgtatacatgtccaaatagatattttgctgtataaaaaccatcggactttgaaatagcgtaCCATTATTAGCCTGtgatggaaatcaaaaatgcaggcggacaaaaatagagagattgggaattctcccagagttctttcgctgggtgtagctgattcagttcattactgctctattagaagtgatttggttcatctcattgttgaagaggaccacatccatcagaattgatcatcatatagtattgttgaaatatataatgatctcctggtcctattcatttcactaagcattagttaatgtaagtctctccaggcctttctgaaatcatcctactggtcatttcttatagagcaataatattccctaatattcgtataccataaattattcagccattctccaattgaagggcatccactcagtttccagtttctggccactacaaagagggctgctacaaacattcttgcacatacaggtacctttcccttctttaagatctctttgggatatagtgtgcatatgttttaaaaataaaaagctttatttaaaaaaaagaatttatatgatcaaaaatcttatttctcttgTCACTTTTAGtatttagaaaaatttagaaacttcCTTCTTTCACAGGTTTTTCTGTTCTGACAAATTCCTTTACATTGTAACTTTTGACACAAGTTTAGAGATGTACAAAAACTAATATATAGTGGCTTACAGCAGATAGGGATAGGAGAAAAAGGTCCGGTCTGTTGGAGAAGCTAGAGAATTAGAAGTGAGAAAAGAggaattttgtctttgtctctcagtTTTATCCTCGAGTAGAGGCTATAAAGTTGGAGGATGGAGATCCCAAGATCTATCTACTAGCAACCAGAACCCTGTTGCCATGAGGTACCACCTGCTTTATGTGCCTTGTGTTTGTGAGATGGGCTTGTTTGTAAATACCtggaataaggaaacaaaatgtagGGAAATGTAAGAGGACTAAGATATAAGATAATTTTAGATGACCCCTAGGCTTGCAAACAATTAAACAAAGATAGGAGAGCGCAGAGAAGCTTTTAAAGAGGTTTCTAGGAAGGATTTAGAAGAAAAGGGAGGTGATTTTTCCTTTGAGAGATGTCAAGTCTTACCTCGTTCCTGTGCCTTACACAGCCCAATCTCAGTGATCTCTCGGCACCAAGCCTGTAGCTCAGGGTCACTCCGCACAACCTCGTCTTCCAGATAATGGATCTGGACTATTCCTTGCACATATCTGTTCTCCAAAAGAGAAAGAGGTTAGGGAAAAGCACCTAAGGGGGACAGGTGGGCTTCCAAAAGactcagaattagaaggaaattcAAAGAGCATCTTTTTTCATCccaaactgattttaaaaatcctttctctatatcatatcatcatcaacaggttgtgattttttttcccctttatttgaaaatcatcaaTGAGAGGAAACCTCCTGAGGTAGTTCATTAACTGAGGTAACTGTATATTAAGAAGCTTCTCTACATCAAAGAAAGTGGGTGTTCCTTTGTTACCACTTTCCTCATTGCTCCTACTGCTGCCCCTTGAGGCACAGAACAAATTTAGTATCTCTTTATATGCTGGcacttttaaatgaatgaaagtttcctatatctttccagtcttctgccttctcttttctctttggatAGTTAGGACCTTTGTTCTTCTCCAGTCCTGCAGCAAAGGTTCTCCTCTCCTTTCATATCACTAATATTAGTTTAACAATGGGATTAATTTGGGCTAGGTGATTTGATCTTGCCCAGAGGAGTTAGGTTTTCTACCCTCTACTAATttatcctgttttgttttgttttttaaacttttcaccattttctttctcttctttccaaccCAAAGATCATTCTTGTTGGCCAAGAAAACAATTGTATTCTTTTGTCTTTGCTCTATCTTCATGTCATCTATTAAAGCAGTGGTCCTGTCTCCACTTTGGTCCTTATTTGCCCATaagtaatttagaaaattttttgttgttcttaacaTTCCTTATCAGAGTCAGGTCACtgacatttttcttataagattattctgctcttttgtttttatccCCAAGTAAGGCTGTTTGCTAAAAAGTCTCTTTAaacaattctctctttttccttaacattgtttctgtttgtttccttcatttttgagAGCTTCCCATCCTTCCAAGGCTACCTTTGACTATGAAGTTTTAGATCATAGGATCTTATTCTGTACTTTCTCTGAAAGCTTTTGAAATTTGCTCTCCCAGGTTTGCAACCTAGGTACTATCTTTGtactctcctctttctccctcacccCACATATCCAGGAAACAGCCAAAATGTTGCCTTTTCTACTTCTGTGACATGTCTtgcttcattctctttctcacaCAGCTAACTCCTCTTATCATTACATTGGCCCTTATcacctcttgcctggactattgtAACAActtcttaattgttttattttcttcacctctcttctctccaattcatcctgtACACTGTGGCCAAAGTGATTTTATATAAGTGGAGATCTAAACACTTTCTTCACTTAGTATACTCCAGTGACTCCTTTTTGATTCacctattatttcttctttatttcatactttttaatcttttaaagctTATATACTTCTTATATAATGTATACAAGGATATATAATATACAGTACTAATATACACAAATAAGTGCATGCTTATTTATAcatgctaaaaaagaaaaaaagattttactgaAATGGTTACATGGTCATAAGAGTTGGAAAGATCAGTGTCCTGAGGCATAAAAGCTCAACCCATGAATAATTAATACTCTTTAGCTTTGGTGGACTTCTGAATGCCCTGGAAGGAAAGATCTCCTGCTGACCCTTTGCATTGTTGTACTTATATGGAGTTGTGGGGAGCTATTGAACGATTTCTGTAAATTTGCTTTACAAATCATATCTGTGCTCTGCTTGAGTGAACTTCCTTTTGTCAAATGGTTTATAGTGTATGAATATTTCATCTCATTCTAGTCACTAATCAGAATTACCATATTGTCCTAAAGCTTAGAGCTTAGTCCATAACATCCCCCATCCCAtggttcttttctatttgattaaGTCATAACTTTCAATAGTGATGTGCTTATTGTCATGAATAATATTTCCTTTATGCATTTGAGGGATTTATGGGATTTTCCCCCCTTAGAATTCTCTATCCTGTGAATTATTGGGCATCTTTACTTGTGTTCTTTCACCAGTGTTGTacctgcttttctctctctccctcccttcctgtctttctttttttccccacacacTCCCCTaactctctctatttctttttctctccatttaaatTGGAAGACTTATTTAGACAACTTTCTCTGTATCAATTTAAAGTTTGGGTCAAAAATTCTGACTTCCAGCTGCATAAATTGCAAGCACATCTGTGGAAGACTCATTTGATGGCTGAAGTGTTTGCTGTAGCCACCATGAGGTGCCTCCAGGGATGCATACCATCTTTAAGGTACCTACTTTTTCTCATTGTGTAACTAAGAACAAACCAATGTAAtgctcagtctcaatttcctcacctgtagtTAAATGAAcatatcattcattttttataattatagtaCCTTCACTACTTACTTCACAGTTAATTTCGAAGAAAGTGATATGAAACTAATGTAAATACCtccattgtcttctttttcttatatccTAGATTACCATCTCATGACTCTTTAATATATCCTTTCAGTCTTGGCCATCTTGTTTGCCTAGTTTATATTGTCTTGTTCCCAGTCCTCATTTGCCCTATCACTATTGCATGTTCCCCCTGTTCTGATCCATCCCTCTCCCCTTGGTGCCACCTCCTCACCGGGAGATAATGTCCCAGAGCCGAACGGCATCATGAGCATAGAGAGCTGATGGGACCCCCAGAAGCCCTCGGTCAGCCAGGTCATCAGGAGGGCAGAGGGATCTATAGGTCAGACAAGTTGTTGCCCTTCGGAGGACATCCAGGTGACCTCCCCCACCAGTATTCACCGCCTGTGTTGGTTGAATAGAGAGTTAGGATGGGATGGAGGCGGGGAGCCAAtttaagaattagaaaggaaGTTGGGAGGAATTTAGTTAggtcctttttcacttttccctctttctcaagTTCAATCAGTTGCTAGACCATTGAGGTGCATTTAACAATGTCCCCTGTTACTTCTGACCTGCATTATTGAAATAACATCTTTCCTTGCCTCCAGGCTCTTCTTTTCTAGGTCATCTTTCAGTATTGCCATTATACTTTATATCCTAACTTCTTAAATTATGGTTCATGTAACTGATTGTGAGGGTTAtacaattatgatttattatcaataaatgcttgatttgtacaCCTAAAAGGGATTGTGATTAGGAAAAGTTGAAGAAGCCCAGCTCAAGATAATGCATAGATGTGATGCTGTCATTGCTCTGTCCTCAATCTTAAGTGATTATAGATTATAGAATAAAGTACAAATTCTTCACCTTGCCATTCAAGGCCCTCCCAAATCTGGGTCCTTCCTACATTTCTtactttatttcacattattccccttcataTACTGTATGTCTATGTTcctgataaactggaaaaatgtcCTTACATGTGGAATACAATTGCTTCATATCTAtctattgaaatcttttttttcctttgaggtcCAGCTCAGATGCTGCTGACCTTCTTTCATCTTCCCAGGTTGATATGAACTCTTTCATTGAATCTTACATTGTTGTTGACTCTTCCTTTAAATCATCAtctaatttgttattatttgtgtatatctccTACCATTATGTAAGTTCATGGAGGATAGGGATCATTCACATCTGGTTTAACCATATAGTTACAATGCCTTGTGCATAATATTTAATTGgattaaaaataagatagaatCAGGTGATTGATTGAAGCTGTGGGAAAGGGAAGTCTTTGTGGGCTCctaaggattgaaaaaaaaaaagtacttgggGAGGAAGTCCATAATCTTCCCTGAcactctcatatttttttttaactcttgaaTCTCACCCATTCATACCTGATCAAAAAATCCCCCATCAGAGATGAGCTTGGTCCTGGCACGAGTGTTAATCTCCAGTGTATAACGGAGGTGAGGTATCAGGAGCTGTTGGAATAGGACAGGGGACATAAGAGAGGGGAAAGCTTATGTTCCATAAGACAATAGACTTGGGACAAAGATGGTGCTACAATAGAAGAACATTAGAAGCATtataaaggatatgaatggatTACATAGTTGGCATGGGAATGGGATAATATCAgagaaaatctaataaaaataaaataatataaaatttaaagagataaaaaataaatagacgATAAAAAATGATGGCCTCTCAAGGTTCTTTCAGGGATAAGAAACTCAGATAAGAGGAAAGGGTAAGACATCTGAGGACATTGTTTGTTTTAAAGGTATGAAAGTGGGACTGAGCATATCATAGTTGGGGAAGACCAAACTGATTAGAGGAAGGGGTCCAATTTGTGGGTCCAAATTATAAAATACATGATGGGAAGTAGGGGACATTTTTTGAGCAAGAGAAACACTTGATATGTATTTTGGAGGAAATCCATTTCATTTGCCTACTCTCTTCTGATTAGCTCAAAATCTTTAATctcatattttccatattttcttagaaagttttttcttggatcattgagGAAATGTTTACCATTTATATCTGTAATTTCTATCTTAGCTTTTATTAATGATTCTTCTTCTTTGCCCTAGTCAGTAATGGATCGCCCAAGGTTCTGGCATCCTCTCCGGgacttttttaatactttttatctCTCTATTCTACTCTATGCTgattaatattcttaaaatacCTATCCAGGTAAAATATccaggataaagtccaaagtccttAACAAATTTCAAATCTACACAAATTTAGTCCCCCAATCTTTAAGAGCTGCTCACTCCTGTACAAACTCTCCAGTTCAGGTAACTTAGACCACACCTGTACCATGTTTGTTGCTATCGCTATTAGAAGTGGGGAGGGGGCGAGGTGAGGGAAAGCAagtgaaagagagggagagaaagaagagaaaaaagtgaagagTAGAATTGAGCAAGGGTCAGTAGGGAAAGGAATACGAAAGGGAAAGTGTGCTGgtagatattaaaaagaaagagtgaggggcagttagttggtgcaatggatagagcagcacccctgaagtcaggaggacctgagatcaaaactggtctcagacacttaacacttctcagctgtgtgaccctgggcaagtcatttaaccccaattgcttcagcaaaaaaaagaaataatgaaagagtgAGCACCGAATTTATTACAGCTTTGTATGTATATCATGAACCTCTTGAAGGCAGAGGCCACATAATTTCTTAATCCTTCAGAGATTTTATCAATGCCAGGCACACAATGAATGCTTAGCTCAGTATCTGCATTATTACAATTTAGAACCTTAGAATGTGAGAAGTAGAAAGAACCTGAGATATCATTAGTTCAATTTCATTtcacaaaggaggaaattaagacctagagaagaaaagtgatttgttCTTTCAGGTGTACTAAAGCTGCCTCCCAGAATTCTTTGCTGTCAGTTGAAACACATAATGTATAATTGGTATAAAGAAAtcctatatgaatattatttgaCAGTCCTTTCCCAATCTAATCCCAGAAGGATGGGATGTCAAGGATAGCTGGAAGGTAAAGTAGGTACCTTAAAGATGGGGTGCATCCCTGGGAGGCACCTCATGGTGGCTACAGCAAACACTTCAGCCATCAAATGAGTCTTCAACAGATGTGCTTGCAATTCATGCAGCTGGAAGTCAGAATTTTTGACCCAAGCCTTGGCCAAGAGCCAAGTGAGGGAGGGATCTGAAGGCAGGAAGAGTGGTGGAACTGGAGAATCAGAGCCAGGCAGTTGGAGCTGGAGGACAAAAGAATCAATACAACCATAGATCAAAAACTGGCAGGAACCTCAGAGGCCCAGCGgatgttaattgacttgcccaacatTAGACAGGTAGTGGATATGAATCCAAGGCCTTTATTCCAGTCACTGCTCTTTTTATTGAACTACATGGGTTTTTGAAAGGAAGAAGAGTTGATTAAATAGAGCAGAGTCAAAGGTCTTTGTCTCAGGAAATGGGTCAGTGGGATGATGGAAGGATGAATAAGAGAGCTGAGTAGAAGGATGCCTAGGTTCTCTCACCTGGATGACCATGGGGAGCAGCTTCCCATCAGGCTCCATCTTTAACATAAGTAGGGGAGCAGCCAGATGTTGCCTCTCTCCCTGGATCACATTGGCCTGGATTCCAGCTAACAGTGAAAAGTCAACTTCAAAGAGGCAACCCTCCTGGGGGATATATATTAGTCTGAGTCTAAGGTCAAGTTTCCAAGCTTAATGTGGAACAACAATTTTAATATCAGAGACAGtcaaaacattagcaaaaaggaCTAAAAGAGAGTCCAGATTCTTAACTGGACCCAAGCACATAGAATTTGAAACCTGGAAGGTACcttggaggtcatctagttcaacctttcattttatagtggagaaaattgagacccagagaagtgaaatgatttatccaagggTCACACATCTACTAAAGCAAAGCAGGGGTTAGaaaccaagtcttctgactccagagtcctttctatttacatttaagGGTCCTTTGTTTAGATAGTCTTGTTCTTCTCTCATATCATTTGCCTTCTTTTCCCACTTTcatacttcatttttcttcttccaaaaattttattttccctcttctcaatcttcctttcatctcttctaAATTCCTAAGCCCTCTCCTGCCATCTTTTCCAAGACATTTTCctgaagtcatttaatctcttgactcccttctctctccctttctctatgTGATGAGGTCCAGTACTAAGATCTATATGAAGAGTCTTCATTTGTTAATCTGTTCCTGTCtccatttgtttcttcttttttgtgttgtttcttttgtattccagattctccagaaaaagaatactaggttcattttatttttatgttcctcttccttttattttacatattctcAAGATTGCCACAAAATAAGTTTTCCATGAAGGAAAGGTATTTAGTTACTACTGTTGACTCTTCCAATTGTACTTCTatgattgattattatttttccagaatTTAATTAGGgttcttcagtttttaaaaacaaggtATCTTATGGCATTTTACCTTTTCCCCAAACTTTGAGCAATGTATTTAGAAACTCACCTAATTTGATCCCTTGaagcttttaaaattctgtatcATCAGAGAagttacaaggaagaaaaaagaattgggagTAGAGAGAAGAGTGTTACCTGGAGTTTTTTTTCCAGCTGGGCCTTAAGATCCTCTGTCCCTGGGGGAATCACCAGTCGAGTGGGGAGTGAAGAGGATTTTCTCAGCAGTGTGGGATTGACACCATTGAGGAATTGGTAGCCAAAAAAATCATCATCCTTCCAGGATAGGCGCACCCTCTCTGGGAACAAAAAGTAGAAATCATAGCACCCCAAAGGCCTCTGTGTTTGGACTCTCCTCAGGGTCCCAAACATTTGGGCCCCCAACCTTCAGATGCCCCGACCCTCAGGAAATCCTCAAAAGAGACACCTAAAGTGAGTTACCTTTATAGACATTTCTAGATAAAATAGTCAGTGGAAAGACAACAGTGATAGAGTATTTAGGAGAAGTTGAGTGTTATTGATATGGAGAAGGGGAGAACAGAATGTCATGGATGGGTCATTGGAGAAGATGAGCTTGAATTGGAAGGTTATGGGGCTGTTATTTACTGGCCAGGGCACTCTTGCCACCCCAGAAGATTTGGTCAAAATCTTCCAAGCTATTC includes:
- the LOC127560919 gene encoding polyunsaturated fatty acid lipoxygenase ALOX12-like isoform X1; the protein is MGRASSLKSFECALENHWTVRGLGATFPLLFSQQPESPRQMGRYRVRVATGNFAFSGSNNQVQLWLVGLRAEAELGLRLRPARGQMEDFEVDVSEDLGPLQFVKLRKIHLLIKDAWFCNYITVWVFEQSVEEKEIVFPCYRWVEGDGIICLPETTAWMIRNESQDLFQKHQEEELKARRTLYGWASWKKGIPLSVAAASEKDLPLDARFHEEKKADFERTRVLGVTEIALKRLYTALSSWNSLEDFDQIFWGGKSALAKRVRLSWKDDDFFGYQFLNGVNPTLLRKSSSLPTRLVIPPGTEDLKAQLEKKLQEGCLFEVDFSLLAGIQANVIQGERQHLAAPLLMLKMEPDGKLLPMVIQLQLPGSDSPVPPLFLPSDPSLTWLLAKAWVKNSDFQLHELQAHLLKTHLMAEVFAVATMRCLPGMHPIFKLLIPHLRYTLEINTRARTKLISDGGFFDQAVNTGGGGHLDVLRRATTCLTYRSLCPPDDLADRGLLGVPSALYAHDAVRLWDIISRYVQGIVQIHYLEDEVVRSDPELQAWCREITEIGLCKAQERGFPVSFQSRDELCHFVTMCIFTCTAQHSAVNQGQLDWYTWVPNAPCTMRQPPPTTKDVTLEMVMATLPNVHQACIQMTISWHLGRFQPDMVPLGHHKEQYFSGPGPQAVLNRFQEDLYTLEREIVARNESLDLPYEYLKPSRIENSVTI
- the LOC127560919 gene encoding polyunsaturated fatty acid lipoxygenase ALOX12-like isoform X2 → MGRASSLKSFECALENHWTVRGLGATFPLLFSQQPESPRQMGRYRVRVATGNFAFSGSNNQVQLWLVGLRAEAELGLRLRPARGQMEDFEVDVSEDLGPLQFVKLRKIHLLIKDAWFCNYITVWVFEQSVEEKEIVFPCYRWVEGDGIICLPETTAWMIRNESQDLFQKHQEEELKARRTLYGWASWKKGIPLSVAAASEKDLPLDARFHEEKKADFERTRVLGVTEIALKRLYTALSSWNSLEDFDQIFWGGKSALAKRVRLSWKDDDFFGYQFLNGVNPTLLRKSSSLPTRLVIPPGTEDLKAQLEKKLQEGCLFEVDFSLLAGIQANVIQGERQHLAAPLLMLKMEPDGKLLPMVIQLQLPGSDSPVPPLFLPSDPSLTWLLAKAWVKNSDFQLHELQAHLLKTHLMAEVFAVATMRCLPGMHPIFKLLIPHLRYTLEINTRARTKLISDGGFFDQAVNTGGGGHLDVLRRATTCLTYRSLCPPDDLADRGLLGVPSALYAHDAVRLWDIISRYVQGIVQIHYLEDEVVRSDPELQAWCREITEIGLCKAQERGFPVSFQSRDELCHFVTMCIFTCTAQHSAVNQGQVPLGHHKEQYFSGPGPQAVLNRFQEDLYTLEREIVARNESLDLPYEYLKPSRIENSVTI